In a genomic window of Lagopus muta isolate bLagMut1 chromosome 2, bLagMut1 primary, whole genome shotgun sequence:
- the CPSF3 gene encoding cleavage and polyadenylation specificity factor subunit 3 isoform X2, producing the protein MAKRKAEASIPAEESDQLLIRPLGAGQEVGRSCIILEFKGRKIMLDCGIHPGLEGMDALPYIDLIDPAEIDLLLISHFHLDHCGALPWFLQKTSFKGRTFMTHATKAIYRWLLSDYVKVSNISADDMLYTETDLEESMDKIETINFHEVKEVAGIKFWCYHAGHVLGAAMFMIEIAGVKLLYTGDFSRQEDRHLMAAEIPNIKPDILIIESTYGTHIHEKREEREARFCNTVHDIVNRGGRGLIPVFALGRAQELLLILDEYWQNHPELHDIPIYYASSLAKKCMAVYQTYVNAMNDKIRKQININNPFVFKHISNLKSMDHFDDIGPSVVMASPGMMQSGLSRELFESWCTDKRNGVIIAGYCVEGTLAKHIMSEPEEITTMSGQKLPLKMSVDYISFSAHTDYQQTSEFIRALKPPHVILVHGEQNEMARLKAALIREYEDNDEVHIEVHNPRNTEAVTLNFRGEKLAKVMGSLADKKPEQGQRISGILVKRNFNYHILSPCDLSNYTDLAMSTVTQTLAIPYTGPFNLLFYQLQKLTGDVEEIEIQQKPALKVFKSITVIQEPGMVVLEWVANPANDMYADTVTTVILEVQSNPKIQKAAVQKVSTKVDMEEYRKRMEMMLQDMFGEDCVSSKEGSILCVTVDGKTANLSLETRTADCEPGSEDDESLREMVELAAQRLYDALSPVYC; encoded by the exons ATGGCGAAACGGAAAGCCGAGGCCTCGATCCCGGCGGAGGAGAGCGACCAGCTGCTCATCCGGCCCCT AGGAGCTGGCCAAGAAGTAGGAAGATCGTGCATTATTCTGGAgttcaaaggaaggaaaataatg cttGATTGCGGCATCCATCCTGGACTGGAAGGAATGGATGCTCTTCCTTACATTGACTTGATAGACCCTGCTGAGATTGACCTCCTTCTGATTAGCCA TTTCCATTTAGATCACTGTGGAGCTTTGCCATggtttttgcagaaaacaagttttaaagGAAGGACGTTTATGACTCATGCCACAAAAGCTATTTACAGATGGCTTCTTTCAGACTACGTCAAAGTCAG TAATATATCAGCAGATGACATGCTGTATACAGAAACAGACCTGGAAGAAAGCATGGATAAGATTGAAACCATCAACTTTCATGAAGTGAAGGAGGTGGCAGGCATCAAGTTCTGGTGTTACCATGCAGGCCACGTTCTGGGAGCAGCCATGTTCATGATTGAAATAGCTGGTGTGAAg CTTTTGTATACAGGTGATTTCTCAAGACAGGAAGACAGACATCTGATGGCAGCCGAGATTCCCAACATTAAACCCGATATTCTTATAATT GAATCCACCTACGGGACCCATATCcatgagaaaagggaagagcGAGAGGCCCGGTTCTGTAACACCGTTCATGACATTGTAAATAGAGGAGGGAGAGGCCTCATTCCTGTGTTTGCCCTGGGTCGGGCACAagagctgcttttaattttgg atgaATACTGGCAAAATCATCCTGAGCTCCACGACATCCCCATTTACTACGCCTCCTCTCTGGCTAAGAAGTGCATGGCTGTTTATCAGACATACGTCAATGCCATGAATGACAAAATCCGCAAGCAAATCAACATCAACAAtccatttgttttcaagcaCATTAGCAATCTGAAG AGTATGGATCATTTTGATGATATTGGCCCAAGCGTTGTGATGGCTTCCCCAGGTATGATGCAGAGTGGTTTATCCAGAGAGCTGTTTGAGAGCTGGTGCACAGACAAGAGAAATGGAGTAATTATAGCTGGGTACTGTGTTGAAGGAACGCTCGCTAAG cataTCATGTCTGAACCTGAAGAGATCACAACTATGTCAGGGCAAAAACTGCCGCTGAAGATGTCTGTGgattacatttctttctctgctcacaCGGATTACCAACAAACCAGTGAGTTTATCCGGGCCTTGAAACCTCCACATGTG ATTTTAGTTCACGGTGAGCAGAATGAAATGGCCAGATTGAAGGCAGCACTGATAAGGGAATATGAAGATAACGACGAAGTTCACATAGAAGTTCATAATCCTAGGAATACTGAAGCTGTGACATTAaacttcagaggagaaaaacttGCAAAG gtGATGGGATCTTTGGCAGATAAGAAGCCAGAGCAAGGACAGAGAATTTCTGGCATCCTGGtcaaaagaaattttaactATCACATCCTTTCTCCATGTGACCTCTCCA ATTACACAGACTTGGCTATGAGCACTGTAACACAGACACTGGCTATTCCCTATACTGGACCTTTCAATCTGCTCTTTTATCAGCTGCAGAAGCTTACTG GTGACGTAGAGGAAATAGAAATTCAACAAAAACCAGCCCTGAAGGTCTTCAAAAGTATTACTGTAATCCAGGAACCAGGCATGGTGGTCCTTGAG TGGGTGGCAAATCCTGCTAATGATATGTATGCAGACACCGTGACCACAGTGATACTGGAAGTTCAGTCAAATcctaaaatacagaaag ctgcagtgcagaaagtTTCCACAAAAGTCGACATGGAAGAGTATCGCAAGAGGATGGAGATGATGCTTCA GGATATGTTTGGAGAAGACTGTGTAAGTTCAAAAGAAGGCTCAATTCTGTGTGTCACAGTAGATGGCAAGACTGCAAACCTTTCACTGGAAACTCGG aCAGCTGACTGTGAGCCAGGAAGTGAAGACGACGAATCCCTGCGTGAAATGGTGGAACTGGCTGCACAGAGGCTCTACGATGCCCTCAGCCCAGTGTACTGCTGA
- the CPSF3 gene encoding cleavage and polyadenylation specificity factor subunit 3 isoform X3, whose translation MLDCGIHPGLEGMDALPYIDLIDPAEIDLLLISHFHLDHCGALPWFLQKTSFKGRTFMTHATKAIYRWLLSDYVKVSNISADDMLYTETDLEESMDKIETINFHEVKEVAGIKFWCYHAGHVLGAAMFMIEIAGVKLLYTGDFSRQEDRHLMAAEIPNIKPDILIIESTYGTHIHEKREEREARFCNTVHDIVNRGGRGLIPVFALGRAQELLLILDEYWQNHPELHDIPIYYASSLAKKCMAVYQTYVNAMNDKIRKQININNPFVFKHISNLKSMDHFDDIGPSVVMASPGMMQSGLSRELFESWCTDKRNGVIIAGYCVEGTLAKHIMSEPEEITTMSGQKLPLKMSVDYISFSAHTDYQQTSEFIRALKPPHVILVHGEQNEMARLKAALIREYEDNDEVHIEVHNPRNTEAVTLNFRGEKLAKVMGSLADKKPEQGQRISGILVKRNFNYHILSPCDLSNYTDLAMSTVTQTLAIPYTGPFNLLFYQLQKLTGDVEEIEIQQKPALKVFKSITVIQEPGMVVLEWVANPANDMYADTVTTVILEVQSNPKIQKAAVQKVSTKVDMEEYRKRMEMMLQDMFGEDCVSSKEGSILCVTVDGKTANLSLETRTADCEPGSEDDESLREMVELAAQRLYDALSPVYC comes from the exons atg cttGATTGCGGCATCCATCCTGGACTGGAAGGAATGGATGCTCTTCCTTACATTGACTTGATAGACCCTGCTGAGATTGACCTCCTTCTGATTAGCCA TTTCCATTTAGATCACTGTGGAGCTTTGCCATggtttttgcagaaaacaagttttaaagGAAGGACGTTTATGACTCATGCCACAAAAGCTATTTACAGATGGCTTCTTTCAGACTACGTCAAAGTCAG TAATATATCAGCAGATGACATGCTGTATACAGAAACAGACCTGGAAGAAAGCATGGATAAGATTGAAACCATCAACTTTCATGAAGTGAAGGAGGTGGCAGGCATCAAGTTCTGGTGTTACCATGCAGGCCACGTTCTGGGAGCAGCCATGTTCATGATTGAAATAGCTGGTGTGAAg CTTTTGTATACAGGTGATTTCTCAAGACAGGAAGACAGACATCTGATGGCAGCCGAGATTCCCAACATTAAACCCGATATTCTTATAATT GAATCCACCTACGGGACCCATATCcatgagaaaagggaagagcGAGAGGCCCGGTTCTGTAACACCGTTCATGACATTGTAAATAGAGGAGGGAGAGGCCTCATTCCTGTGTTTGCCCTGGGTCGGGCACAagagctgcttttaattttgg atgaATACTGGCAAAATCATCCTGAGCTCCACGACATCCCCATTTACTACGCCTCCTCTCTGGCTAAGAAGTGCATGGCTGTTTATCAGACATACGTCAATGCCATGAATGACAAAATCCGCAAGCAAATCAACATCAACAAtccatttgttttcaagcaCATTAGCAATCTGAAG AGTATGGATCATTTTGATGATATTGGCCCAAGCGTTGTGATGGCTTCCCCAGGTATGATGCAGAGTGGTTTATCCAGAGAGCTGTTTGAGAGCTGGTGCACAGACAAGAGAAATGGAGTAATTATAGCTGGGTACTGTGTTGAAGGAACGCTCGCTAAG cataTCATGTCTGAACCTGAAGAGATCACAACTATGTCAGGGCAAAAACTGCCGCTGAAGATGTCTGTGgattacatttctttctctgctcacaCGGATTACCAACAAACCAGTGAGTTTATCCGGGCCTTGAAACCTCCACATGTG ATTTTAGTTCACGGTGAGCAGAATGAAATGGCCAGATTGAAGGCAGCACTGATAAGGGAATATGAAGATAACGACGAAGTTCACATAGAAGTTCATAATCCTAGGAATACTGAAGCTGTGACATTAaacttcagaggagaaaaacttGCAAAG gtGATGGGATCTTTGGCAGATAAGAAGCCAGAGCAAGGACAGAGAATTTCTGGCATCCTGGtcaaaagaaattttaactATCACATCCTTTCTCCATGTGACCTCTCCA ATTACACAGACTTGGCTATGAGCACTGTAACACAGACACTGGCTATTCCCTATACTGGACCTTTCAATCTGCTCTTTTATCAGCTGCAGAAGCTTACTG GTGACGTAGAGGAAATAGAAATTCAACAAAAACCAGCCCTGAAGGTCTTCAAAAGTATTACTGTAATCCAGGAACCAGGCATGGTGGTCCTTGAG TGGGTGGCAAATCCTGCTAATGATATGTATGCAGACACCGTGACCACAGTGATACTGGAAGTTCAGTCAAATcctaaaatacagaaag ctgcagtgcagaaagtTTCCACAAAAGTCGACATGGAAGAGTATCGCAAGAGGATGGAGATGATGCTTCA GGATATGTTTGGAGAAGACTGTGTAAGTTCAAAAGAAGGCTCAATTCTGTGTGTCACAGTAGATGGCAAGACTGCAAACCTTTCACTGGAAACTCGG aCAGCTGACTGTGAGCCAGGAAGTGAAGACGACGAATCCCTGCGTGAAATGGTGGAACTGGCTGCACAGAGGCTCTACGATGCCCTCAGCCCAGTGTACTGCTGA
- the IAH1 gene encoding isoamyl acetate-hydrolyzing esterase 1 homolog isoform X1 has translation MALAEAVAARGRALPWPRVVLFGDSITEFSFQEGGWGASLAGRLVRKCDVVNRGFSGYNTRWAKLILPRLIGKSAAAESTVAVTIFFGANDSALKDVNPRQHVPLEEYAANLTSMVHYLKSIDITEDRIILITPPPLQESAWEKECLAKGDKLNRRNATTGEYAQACVRVARDCGTDVLDLWTLMQKDEDFSCYLSDGLHLSMKGNNFLVGQLWSRVEKRLSALPSLLPYWRDVDPQHPEVSLLGGALQQ, from the exons ATGGCGCTGGCGGAGGCGGTGGCGGCTCGGGGGCGGGCGCTGCCGTGGCCGCGCGTGGTGCTCTTCGGGGACTCCATCACCGAG TTCTCCTTCCAGGAGGGCGGCTGGGGAGCGTCCCTCGCTGGCAGACTGGTCAG AAAATGCGATGTAGTAAACCGTGGGTTCTCGGGGTACAACACCCGATGGGCTAAACTCATCCTTCCAAGGCTGATCGGtaaaagtgctgctgctgagagtaCTGTTGCCGTCACTATTTTCTTTGGAGCTAATGACAGTGCTTTGAAAG ATGTGAACCCTAGGCAGCATGTTCCTTTGGAGGAATACGCCGCCAACCTGACAAGCATGGTGCACTACCTGAAGTCCATAGACATCACTGAGGACAGGATTATTTTGATAACACCGCCCCCTCTTCAGGAATCAGCTTGGGAAAAGGAGTGCCTTGCCAAAG GTGACAAGCTGAATCGCCGCAATGCCACCACTGGGGAATATGCACAGGCCTGCGTTCGAGTGGCGAGGGACTGCGGGACCGATGTGCTCGACCTGTGGACATTGATGCAGAAAGATGAG GATTTTTCGTGCTATTTGTCTGACGGGCTTCACTTATCAATGAAAGGGAATAACTTCCTTGTGGGACAACTCTGGTCACGCGTGGAAAAAAGACTCTCGGCTCTCCCTTCATTGCTTCCTTACTGGCGGGACGTGGACCCCCAGCACCCCGAGGTGAGCCTGCTGGGAGGTGCCCTGCAGCAGTGA
- the CPSF3 gene encoding cleavage and polyadenylation specificity factor subunit 3 isoform X1 — translation MPPGGRGREAEGRPAVRSAPSRWGSAAPARAALRSGSEGTSRPLPAWCFGSQGGAGQEVGRSCIILEFKGRKIMLDCGIHPGLEGMDALPYIDLIDPAEIDLLLISHFHLDHCGALPWFLQKTSFKGRTFMTHATKAIYRWLLSDYVKVSNISADDMLYTETDLEESMDKIETINFHEVKEVAGIKFWCYHAGHVLGAAMFMIEIAGVKLLYTGDFSRQEDRHLMAAEIPNIKPDILIIESTYGTHIHEKREEREARFCNTVHDIVNRGGRGLIPVFALGRAQELLLILDEYWQNHPELHDIPIYYASSLAKKCMAVYQTYVNAMNDKIRKQININNPFVFKHISNLKSMDHFDDIGPSVVMASPGMMQSGLSRELFESWCTDKRNGVIIAGYCVEGTLAKHIMSEPEEITTMSGQKLPLKMSVDYISFSAHTDYQQTSEFIRALKPPHVILVHGEQNEMARLKAALIREYEDNDEVHIEVHNPRNTEAVTLNFRGEKLAKVMGSLADKKPEQGQRISGILVKRNFNYHILSPCDLSNYTDLAMSTVTQTLAIPYTGPFNLLFYQLQKLTGDVEEIEIQQKPALKVFKSITVIQEPGMVVLEWVANPANDMYADTVTTVILEVQSNPKIQKAAVQKVSTKVDMEEYRKRMEMMLQDMFGEDCVSSKEGSILCVTVDGKTANLSLETRTADCEPGSEDDESLREMVELAAQRLYDALSPVYC, via the exons ATGCCGCCGGGGGGACGGGGCCGGGAGGCGGAGGGCCGGCCGGCCGTTCGGAGCGCTCCGTCGCGGTGGGGGAGCGCCGCTCCGGCTCGGGCGGCCCTCAGGAGCGGCTCGGAAGGAACCTCGCGACCCCTGCCCGCCTGGTGCTTCGGGAGTCAGGG AGGAGCTGGCCAAGAAGTAGGAAGATCGTGCATTATTCTGGAgttcaaaggaaggaaaataatg cttGATTGCGGCATCCATCCTGGACTGGAAGGAATGGATGCTCTTCCTTACATTGACTTGATAGACCCTGCTGAGATTGACCTCCTTCTGATTAGCCA TTTCCATTTAGATCACTGTGGAGCTTTGCCATggtttttgcagaaaacaagttttaaagGAAGGACGTTTATGACTCATGCCACAAAAGCTATTTACAGATGGCTTCTTTCAGACTACGTCAAAGTCAG TAATATATCAGCAGATGACATGCTGTATACAGAAACAGACCTGGAAGAAAGCATGGATAAGATTGAAACCATCAACTTTCATGAAGTGAAGGAGGTGGCAGGCATCAAGTTCTGGTGTTACCATGCAGGCCACGTTCTGGGAGCAGCCATGTTCATGATTGAAATAGCTGGTGTGAAg CTTTTGTATACAGGTGATTTCTCAAGACAGGAAGACAGACATCTGATGGCAGCCGAGATTCCCAACATTAAACCCGATATTCTTATAATT GAATCCACCTACGGGACCCATATCcatgagaaaagggaagagcGAGAGGCCCGGTTCTGTAACACCGTTCATGACATTGTAAATAGAGGAGGGAGAGGCCTCATTCCTGTGTTTGCCCTGGGTCGGGCACAagagctgcttttaattttgg atgaATACTGGCAAAATCATCCTGAGCTCCACGACATCCCCATTTACTACGCCTCCTCTCTGGCTAAGAAGTGCATGGCTGTTTATCAGACATACGTCAATGCCATGAATGACAAAATCCGCAAGCAAATCAACATCAACAAtccatttgttttcaagcaCATTAGCAATCTGAAG AGTATGGATCATTTTGATGATATTGGCCCAAGCGTTGTGATGGCTTCCCCAGGTATGATGCAGAGTGGTTTATCCAGAGAGCTGTTTGAGAGCTGGTGCACAGACAAGAGAAATGGAGTAATTATAGCTGGGTACTGTGTTGAAGGAACGCTCGCTAAG cataTCATGTCTGAACCTGAAGAGATCACAACTATGTCAGGGCAAAAACTGCCGCTGAAGATGTCTGTGgattacatttctttctctgctcacaCGGATTACCAACAAACCAGTGAGTTTATCCGGGCCTTGAAACCTCCACATGTG ATTTTAGTTCACGGTGAGCAGAATGAAATGGCCAGATTGAAGGCAGCACTGATAAGGGAATATGAAGATAACGACGAAGTTCACATAGAAGTTCATAATCCTAGGAATACTGAAGCTGTGACATTAaacttcagaggagaaaaacttGCAAAG gtGATGGGATCTTTGGCAGATAAGAAGCCAGAGCAAGGACAGAGAATTTCTGGCATCCTGGtcaaaagaaattttaactATCACATCCTTTCTCCATGTGACCTCTCCA ATTACACAGACTTGGCTATGAGCACTGTAACACAGACACTGGCTATTCCCTATACTGGACCTTTCAATCTGCTCTTTTATCAGCTGCAGAAGCTTACTG GTGACGTAGAGGAAATAGAAATTCAACAAAAACCAGCCCTGAAGGTCTTCAAAAGTATTACTGTAATCCAGGAACCAGGCATGGTGGTCCTTGAG TGGGTGGCAAATCCTGCTAATGATATGTATGCAGACACCGTGACCACAGTGATACTGGAAGTTCAGTCAAATcctaaaatacagaaag ctgcagtgcagaaagtTTCCACAAAAGTCGACATGGAAGAGTATCGCAAGAGGATGGAGATGATGCTTCA GGATATGTTTGGAGAAGACTGTGTAAGTTCAAAAGAAGGCTCAATTCTGTGTGTCACAGTAGATGGCAAGACTGCAAACCTTTCACTGGAAACTCGG aCAGCTGACTGTGAGCCAGGAAGTGAAGACGACGAATCCCTGCGTGAAATGGTGGAACTGGCTGCACAGAGGCTCTACGATGCCCTCAGCCCAGTGTACTGCTGA
- the ITGB1BP1 gene encoding integrin beta-1-binding protein 1 produces the protein MFRKGKKRHSSSSSQSSEISTKSKSVDSSLGGLSRSSTVASLDTDSTKSSGQSNSNSDTCAEFRVKYVGAIEKLKHNESKNLEGPLDLINYIDVAQQDGKLPFVPGEEEFIMGVSKYGIKVSTSDQYDVLHRHALYLIVRMVCYDDGLGAGKSLLALKTTDAASEECSLWVYQCSSLEQAQAICKVLSTAFDSVLMSEKS, from the exons AtgtttagaaaaggaaaaaagcgacacagcagcagcagctcacaaaGCAGCGAGATCAGTACGAAAAGCAAG tCTGTAGATTCCAGTCTTGGGGGACTTTCCAGGTCCAGTACTGTGGCAAGTCTTGATACAGACTCCACAAAAAGCTCAG GACAGAGCAATAGTAATTCTGATACATGTGCAGAGTTCAGAGTTAAGTATGTTGGCGCcattgaaaaactgaaacataatGAGAGCAAAAATCTAGAAGGGCCATTGGACTTGATAAATTACATAGATGTTGCCCAG CAAGATGGAAAGTTACCTTTTGTTCCAGGTGAAGAGGAGTTTATAATGGGCGTTTCCAAATATGGCATCAAAGTTTCAACATCTGACCAGTAT GATGTCTTACACAGGCATGCTCTCTATTTAATTGTACGGATGGTTTGCTATGATGATGGTCTGGGAGCAGGAAAAAGCTTACTGGCTTTGAAGACAACTGATGCAGCCTCTGAAGAATGCAGCCTCTGGGTATATCAGTGCAGTAGTTTG GAACAAGCACAAGCTATTTGCAAAGTGTTATCCACAGCCTTTGATTCAGTTTTGATGTCGGAGAAGTCCTga
- the IAH1 gene encoding isoamyl acetate-hydrolyzing esterase 1 homolog isoform X2, with product MVHYLKSIDITEDRIILITPPPLQESAWEKECLAKGDKLNRRNATTGEYAQACVRVARDCGTDVLDLWTLMQKDEDFSCYLSDGLHLSMKGNNFLVGQLWSRVEKRLSALPSLLPYWRDVDPQHPEVSLLGGALQQ from the exons ATGGTGCACTACCTGAAGTCCATAGACATCACTGAGGACAGGATTATTTTGATAACACCGCCCCCTCTTCAGGAATCAGCTTGGGAAAAGGAGTGCCTTGCCAAAG GTGACAAGCTGAATCGCCGCAATGCCACCACTGGGGAATATGCACAGGCCTGCGTTCGAGTGGCGAGGGACTGCGGGACCGATGTGCTCGACCTGTGGACATTGATGCAGAAAGATGAG GATTTTTCGTGCTATTTGTCTGACGGGCTTCACTTATCAATGAAAGGGAATAACTTCCTTGTGGGACAACTCTGGTCACGCGTGGAAAAAAGACTCTCGGCTCTCCCTTCATTGCTTCCTTACTGGCGGGACGTGGACCCCCAGCACCCCGAGGTGAGCCTGCTGGGAGGTGCCCTGCAGCAGTGA
- the CPSF3 gene encoding cleavage and polyadenylation specificity factor subunit 3 isoform X4 has translation MPQKLFTDGFFQTTSKSGHVLGAAMFMIEIAGVKLLYTGDFSRQEDRHLMAAEIPNIKPDILIIESTYGTHIHEKREEREARFCNTVHDIVNRGGRGLIPVFALGRAQELLLILDEYWQNHPELHDIPIYYASSLAKKCMAVYQTYVNAMNDKIRKQININNPFVFKHISNLKSMDHFDDIGPSVVMASPGMMQSGLSRELFESWCTDKRNGVIIAGYCVEGTLAKHIMSEPEEITTMSGQKLPLKMSVDYISFSAHTDYQQTSEFIRALKPPHVILVHGEQNEMARLKAALIREYEDNDEVHIEVHNPRNTEAVTLNFRGEKLAKVMGSLADKKPEQGQRISGILVKRNFNYHILSPCDLSNYTDLAMSTVTQTLAIPYTGPFNLLFYQLQKLTGDVEEIEIQQKPALKVFKSITVIQEPGMVVLEWVANPANDMYADTVTTVILEVQSNPKIQKAAVQKVSTKVDMEEYRKRMEMMLQDMFGEDCVSSKEGSILCVTVDGKTANLSLETRTADCEPGSEDDESLREMVELAAQRLYDALSPVYC, from the exons ATGCCACAAAAGCTATTTACAGATGGCTTCTTTCAGACTACGTCAAAGTCAG GCCACGTTCTGGGAGCAGCCATGTTCATGATTGAAATAGCTGGTGTGAAg CTTTTGTATACAGGTGATTTCTCAAGACAGGAAGACAGACATCTGATGGCAGCCGAGATTCCCAACATTAAACCCGATATTCTTATAATT GAATCCACCTACGGGACCCATATCcatgagaaaagggaagagcGAGAGGCCCGGTTCTGTAACACCGTTCATGACATTGTAAATAGAGGAGGGAGAGGCCTCATTCCTGTGTTTGCCCTGGGTCGGGCACAagagctgcttttaattttgg atgaATACTGGCAAAATCATCCTGAGCTCCACGACATCCCCATTTACTACGCCTCCTCTCTGGCTAAGAAGTGCATGGCTGTTTATCAGACATACGTCAATGCCATGAATGACAAAATCCGCAAGCAAATCAACATCAACAAtccatttgttttcaagcaCATTAGCAATCTGAAG AGTATGGATCATTTTGATGATATTGGCCCAAGCGTTGTGATGGCTTCCCCAGGTATGATGCAGAGTGGTTTATCCAGAGAGCTGTTTGAGAGCTGGTGCACAGACAAGAGAAATGGAGTAATTATAGCTGGGTACTGTGTTGAAGGAACGCTCGCTAAG cataTCATGTCTGAACCTGAAGAGATCACAACTATGTCAGGGCAAAAACTGCCGCTGAAGATGTCTGTGgattacatttctttctctgctcacaCGGATTACCAACAAACCAGTGAGTTTATCCGGGCCTTGAAACCTCCACATGTG ATTTTAGTTCACGGTGAGCAGAATGAAATGGCCAGATTGAAGGCAGCACTGATAAGGGAATATGAAGATAACGACGAAGTTCACATAGAAGTTCATAATCCTAGGAATACTGAAGCTGTGACATTAaacttcagaggagaaaaacttGCAAAG gtGATGGGATCTTTGGCAGATAAGAAGCCAGAGCAAGGACAGAGAATTTCTGGCATCCTGGtcaaaagaaattttaactATCACATCCTTTCTCCATGTGACCTCTCCA ATTACACAGACTTGGCTATGAGCACTGTAACACAGACACTGGCTATTCCCTATACTGGACCTTTCAATCTGCTCTTTTATCAGCTGCAGAAGCTTACTG GTGACGTAGAGGAAATAGAAATTCAACAAAAACCAGCCCTGAAGGTCTTCAAAAGTATTACTGTAATCCAGGAACCAGGCATGGTGGTCCTTGAG TGGGTGGCAAATCCTGCTAATGATATGTATGCAGACACCGTGACCACAGTGATACTGGAAGTTCAGTCAAATcctaaaatacagaaag ctgcagtgcagaaagtTTCCACAAAAGTCGACATGGAAGAGTATCGCAAGAGGATGGAGATGATGCTTCA GGATATGTTTGGAGAAGACTGTGTAAGTTCAAAAGAAGGCTCAATTCTGTGTGTCACAGTAGATGGCAAGACTGCAAACCTTTCACTGGAAACTCGG aCAGCTGACTGTGAGCCAGGAAGTGAAGACGACGAATCCCTGCGTGAAATGGTGGAACTGGCTGCACAGAGGCTCTACGATGCCCTCAGCCCAGTGTACTGCTGA